The sequence AGCAGGTGGTGCTCAGCGTGGGCTCAAGCGGCGACTTCGGCGTTGTGGAGGTACTTCATCAGGAGGTAGGGGAGGTGGCACAGCGCGCCGTAGCGCTTCTCTCCGCGCCCCGGGTTAAGGGAGGGGAGTATACCGTGGTCTTGGACCCGGTCATTGCCGGTGTTTTCGTCCATGAGGCCTTCGGCCACCTCTCCGAATCAGATTTCGTCTATGAAAACGACCGCATGAAGGATGTTATGGTCTTGGGGAGGAGGTTCGGGGGGGAGCACCTCAACATCGTCGATGGCGCTGCTGTACCCGGGCTTCGAGGTAGCTACAAATATGACGATGAGGGCGTGCCCGCCACCAGGAGCCATCTAATTAAGGAAGGGGTGCTGGTGGGGAGGCTTCACTCGCGAGAGACCGCAGCCAAGATGGGAGAAAAGCCCACCGGGAACGCCAGAGCGCTGGATTATCGACATCCCCCGATTGTTCGCATGACCAATACCTTCATCGAGCCACAGGGCGTCTCCTTCGAGGAGATGATAGCCGATATCAAGGAGGGGGTCTATGTGAAGAACTGGTATGGTGGTATGACCTCGATGGAGATGTTCACCTTCTCCGCAGGCGAGGCGTACATGATCCGTAATGGTAGGGTTGAGGAGCTACTCCGACCTGTGGTGCTAAGCGGCAATGTGTTCACCACCCTTGGGAACATAGATGCCATAGGAAATGACCTGGAGATGAACCAGGGAGGTGGCTGTGGCAAGGGGGCGCAGTCCCCGCTCCCCGTCTCCAACGGCAGCCCCCACATAAGGATTCAGAAGTGCCTGGTGGGAGGAAGATGAGGATAGTAATTGGTAGGACAAAGTGGTGTGAAGAGGTGGCCTATGGCTAATAAATTCGAACAGCTAGCAGTATGGTATTTGCGGTTGAACGGCTATTTGACGACTCCCAATTTCGTGCTCCACCCTGACATTCGAGGGTCTGAGAGAACCGATGCGGATATCCTTGCCGTTAGGTTTCCACACTCAAAAGAAGTTGCAGGGAGGGAGATGGAAGTGGACAGCAAACTAGTATGTCAACATGGAAAGATTGACTTCATTATAGCTGAAGTCAAGAGCGGAAAGTGTCGTCTGAACGGGCCTTGGACAAATAAACAGCAGGAGAACATGCACTATGTGTTGAGGTGGTTGGGTATGGTTCCTGAATCGGAAGTATCTGGGGTGGCCGACGATTTGTACAGGAAACAGGTGTGTGAAAGTGAGGGCTGGATTATAAGACTGGCCTGCTTCGGTAATCAAGAATCGCCGCATTTGCCAGAAAATGTTCTTCAGCTTACCCATGAGCATGTCGTTAAATTCATGTCGGAACGATTCAAAGGACATGCTGATGTTAAGAGTGCTCACAAGCAATGGGATAGTTTTATAGAGAAATATTATAGGATGGCAGTCCGAGACAAGAT is a genomic window of Dehalococcoidia bacterium containing:
- a CDS encoding TldD/PmbA family protein translates to MVASDEIQGQIVSALEGQDADYIEVRIEEREASRIRYRGRELEDIGRSTSLGGNARALVSGGWGFVSFNEIGGLRDKVMLAVKQAGLVGKVRAREFEKGEENRLSPVEPVVDTVAPRIKRDPATVSLARKNRLLDEYNKLIWATPKIQTSVIAYGDSKKTVVFANSEGSYIEQTKVDLSLRLMVIAREDGDIQQVVLSVGSSGDFGVVEVLHQEVGEVAQRAVALLSAPRVKGGEYTVVLDPVIAGVFVHEAFGHLSESDFVYENDRMKDVMVLGRRFGGEHLNIVDGAAVPGLRGSYKYDDEGVPATRSHLIKEGVLVGRLHSRETAAKMGEKPTGNARALDYRHPPIVRMTNTFIEPQGVSFEEMIADIKEGVYVKNWYGGMTSMEMFTFSAGEAYMIRNGRVEELLRPVVLSGNVFTTLGNIDAIGNDLEMNQGGGCGKGAQSPLPVSNGSPHIRIQKCLVGGR